A single region of the Xenopus laevis strain J_2021 chromosome 4L, Xenopus_laevis_v10.1, whole genome shotgun sequence genome encodes:
- the LOC108714707 gene encoding coiled-coil domain-containing protein 3 codes for MMKALIFLCLVSLPGLLDGCQLPHDWRPQTEACRAELVETVVFAKVLALHKDSYSVYNYLPWQYNSDLFFSAEIELLCDQAWGSMLEVPAGSRLNVTGLGYFPCHSYTVMENNSYYFFLRMDENYNLLPHGVNFQDPIFPDSPENHRMFASLFQFSNCSPGIEPQVYTPDWDAQEDHRLLCSTVQRALLEEEERVKNLSQKVRMLEKANGHLREKVKNLKRSLRQATIENKEALQAKCLNDKENSGKDSKTGNHKKVLARAPKKPTGNGLD; via the exons ATGATGAAGGCATTGATCTTCCTCTGCCTGGTCAgcctgcctggacttttggatgGGTGTCAGTTGCCCCATGACTGGAGACCACAAACGGAAGCCTGCAGAGCGGAGCTGGTGGAGACTGTAGTGTTTGCCAAGGTCTTGGCTCTGCACAAAGACAGCTACAGTGTGTACAACTACTTACCTTGGCAGTACAACTCAGACCTCTTCTTCTCAGCTGAGATTGAGCTGCTGTGTGACCAGGCCTGGGGCAGTATGTTGGAGGTACCCGCTGGCTCCAGGCTGAATGTGACCGGACTGGGATACTTCCCGTGCCATTCCTATACAGTCATGGAGAACAATTCCTATTACTTCTTCCTAAG GATGGATGAGAACTACAACCTCCTTCCCCACGGAGTCAATTTCCAGGATCCCATTTTTCCAGACTCCCCTGAAAATCACCGCATGTTTGCGAGTCTCTTTCAGTTTTCCAACTGCTCTCCTGGAATTGAACCCCAAGTCTACACCCCGGACTGGGATGCCCAAGAGGATCACAGG CTCCTGTGTAGCACGGTGCAGAGAGCTCTGCTGGAAGAAGAGGAACGGGTGAAGAACCTGTCTCAGAAGGTCAGGATGCTGGAGAAAGCCAACGGGCATCTAAGAGAGAAAGTGAAAAACCTCAAGCGATCCTTGCGTCAGGCTACTATAGAGAATAAGGAGGCCTTGCAGGCCAAGTGTCTCAATGACAAGGAGAACAGTGGCAAAGACTCAAAGACAGGCAACCATAAGAAGGTCCTGGCGAGAGCACCTAAGAAACCCACAGGAAACGGGTTGGACTAA